A portion of the Salvelinus alpinus chromosome 33, SLU_Salpinus.1, whole genome shotgun sequence genome contains these proteins:
- the LOC139562991 gene encoding cortexin domain-containing 1 protein — translation MEEGATPDPEFVDVDQGMTLACVAFLCLLLVAMIIRCARVIMDPYSAIPTSTWEEQHLDD, via the coding sequence atGGAGGAGGGGGCCACTCCCGACCCAGAGTTTGTGGACGTGGACCAGGGCATGACGCTGGCCTGTGTGGCCTTCCTCTGCCTTCTCCTGGTGGCCATGATCATCCGCTGTGCCCGGGTCATCATGGACCCCTACAGCGCTATACCCACCTCCACCTGGGAGGAGCAGCACCTGGATGACTAG